In a genomic window of Streptomyces sp. BHT-5-2:
- the lysX gene encoding bifunctional lysylphosphatidylglycerol synthetase/lysine--tRNA ligase LysX produces the protein MSTVQDQDQLTGWRRMRRRVPNGFAIVFSLLGLFCALTALIGPLRRNLHSVIYWLDTLTIPVTPNFAYAAFLFLLAAAMTARKRVALWFVVAYMVLNVLADALFLAAGYWEFSFSLVLCAGALVLLLVSHREFYAITRRGAFLRAALVLAGGLVAAVLIGWGLVSLAPGSLERGGGNRLLWAANRVCGGLVGGKIVEGHPAHWIGTLLGLLGALALLNAAAALFRSQRMEAALHGDEEDRIRALLAKYGSQDSLGYFATRRDKAVVFSPSGKAAVTYRVEAGVCLASGDPVGDREAWGPAIDAWLEVAGRYGWQPAVMGASEEGAKAFARAGLGALQLGDEAILHVAQFDLDGRDMRVTRQAVNRVERSGATFRVRRHAELTDAEMQEVIQRADAWRDTETERGFSMALDRLGDEQDGECLLAEAFDADGNMIALLSFVPWGKDGISLDVMRRDRSAPNGVMEFMVAQLCAQAGALGVRRVSLNFAVFRSAFEEGARIGAGPVLKFWRRLLLFFSRWWQLEALYRSNSKYLPEWYPRFLCYADAGALARIGMASGIAEGFVAVPSLGKLWGKGHKKRVLAPASTAGLPSLDELGLVAAPPATEEERREQELAALPEQVRVRHRKLERLREAGTDPYPVGVQRTHTLGQVREEHRELAAGQHTGKAVTVAGRVLLVRDHGGVLFAVLRDWSGDLQIALTRGAGGELLERFAADVDLGDHVEAEGEVGCSDRGELTVFVTQWRLTAKCLRPLPDKRRGLSDPEAKVRQRYVDLVVSPDARETVRARSTAVQALRQGLIDRGYLEVETPMLQQIHGGANARPFQTHINAYDLDLYLRIAPELYLKRLCVGGMEKVFEMGRTFRNEGISYKHNPEFTMLEAYQAFADYDVMLNLTRELIQGAAVAAFGSATARKADASGRLVEHDISGVWPVKTVYGAISEALGEEVDADTDPDVLRRLCRSASVPVNPEMGRGDVVLEMYERLVEEKTTLPTFYKDFPTDVSPLTRQHRKDPRVAERWDLVAFGTELGTAYSELTDPVEQRRRLTAQSLLAAGGDPEAMELDEDFLQALEYAMPPTGGLGIGVDRLVMFLTGLSIRETLPFPLVRRR, from the coding sequence ATGAGCACCGTGCAGGACCAGGATCAACTCACGGGGTGGCGGCGCATGCGGCGCCGTGTCCCCAATGGCTTCGCCATCGTCTTCAGCTTGCTGGGCCTTTTCTGTGCCCTGACGGCACTGATCGGGCCCCTTCGGCGCAACCTCCACTCGGTGATCTACTGGCTGGACACGCTCACCATCCCGGTGACGCCGAACTTCGCCTATGCCGCATTCCTCTTCCTCCTGGCCGCGGCGATGACCGCGCGGAAACGGGTGGCGCTGTGGTTCGTGGTCGCGTACATGGTGCTGAACGTCCTCGCCGACGCGCTGTTCCTGGCGGCGGGGTACTGGGAGTTCAGCTTCTCCCTGGTGCTGTGCGCCGGGGCGCTGGTGCTGCTGCTCGTGTCGCACCGTGAGTTCTACGCGATCACCCGGCGCGGCGCGTTCCTGCGGGCCGCGCTGGTGCTGGCCGGCGGGCTCGTGGCCGCGGTGCTGATCGGCTGGGGCCTGGTGTCGCTGGCGCCCGGTTCGTTGGAGCGCGGTGGTGGCAACCGGCTGCTGTGGGCGGCCAACCGTGTGTGCGGTGGGCTGGTCGGCGGCAAGATCGTCGAGGGGCACCCGGCGCACTGGATCGGCACGCTGCTGGGGCTGCTGGGTGCGCTGGCGCTGCTCAACGCCGCCGCCGCGCTGTTCCGTTCGCAGCGGATGGAAGCGGCGCTGCACGGCGACGAGGAGGACCGGATCCGGGCGCTGCTGGCGAAGTACGGCAGCCAGGACTCGCTGGGTTACTTCGCGACCCGGCGCGACAAGGCCGTGGTCTTCTCCCCCAGCGGCAAGGCGGCCGTCACCTACCGTGTGGAGGCCGGGGTCTGCCTGGCCAGCGGTGATCCGGTCGGTGACCGGGAGGCGTGGGGTCCGGCGATCGACGCGTGGCTGGAGGTCGCGGGCCGCTACGGCTGGCAGCCGGCGGTGATGGGTGCGAGCGAGGAGGGCGCCAAGGCGTTCGCCCGTGCGGGGCTGGGTGCGCTGCAGCTCGGTGACGAGGCGATTCTGCATGTCGCGCAGTTCGATCTGGACGGCCGGGACATGCGGGTCACCCGCCAGGCCGTCAACCGCGTGGAGCGGTCCGGGGCGACGTTCCGGGTGCGGCGGCACGCGGAGTTGACCGATGCGGAGATGCAGGAGGTCATCCAGCGGGCGGACGCGTGGCGGGACACCGAGACCGAGCGTGGTTTCTCGATGGCGCTGGACCGGCTCGGGGACGAGCAGGACGGCGAGTGTCTGCTGGCGGAGGCGTTCGACGCCGACGGCAACATGATCGCGCTGCTGTCGTTCGTGCCGTGGGGCAAGGACGGCATCTCGCTGGACGTGATGCGGCGCGACCGCAGTGCGCCCAACGGCGTGATGGAGTTCATGGTCGCGCAGCTGTGTGCGCAGGCCGGGGCGCTCGGGGTGCGGCGGGTTTCGCTGAACTTCGCGGTGTTCCGCTCGGCGTTCGAGGAGGGTGCCCGGATCGGTGCCGGTCCGGTGCTGAAGTTCTGGCGGCGGCTGCTGCTGTTCTTCTCGCGCTGGTGGCAGCTGGAGGCGCTGTACCGTTCGAACTCGAAGTATCTGCCGGAGTGGTACCCGCGGTTCCTGTGCTACGCGGATGCCGGTGCGCTGGCCCGGATCGGCATGGCGTCGGGTATCGCCGAGGGCTTCGTGGCGGTGCCGAGCCTGGGCAAGCTGTGGGGCAAGGGGCACAAGAAGCGGGTGCTGGCCCCGGCGAGCACGGCGGGTCTGCCGTCGCTCGACGAGCTGGGTCTGGTGGCGGCTCCGCCGGCCACCGAGGAGGAGCGCCGGGAGCAGGAGCTGGCGGCGCTGCCCGAGCAGGTGCGGGTGCGGCATCGGAAGCTGGAGCGGCTGCGGGAGGCGGGTACCGACCCGTATCCGGTGGGTGTGCAGCGGACGCACACGCTGGGCCAGGTGCGCGAGGAGCACCGGGAGCTGGCGGCCGGGCAGCATACCGGCAAGGCCGTCACGGTGGCCGGGCGGGTGCTGCTGGTCCGTGATCACGGCGGGGTGCTGTTCGCGGTGCTGCGCGACTGGTCGGGCGATCTGCAGATCGCGCTGACCCGGGGTGCGGGCGGTGAGCTGCTGGAGCGTTTCGCTGCGGATGTGGACCTCGGTGACCATGTGGAGGCCGAGGGCGAGGTCGGTTGCAGTGACCGCGGTGAGCTGACGGTGTTCGTGACGCAGTGGCGGTTGACCGCCAAGTGTCTGCGTCCGCTGCCGGACAAGCGGCGGGGTCTGTCCGACCCGGAGGCCAAGGTCCGCCAGCGGTATGTGGACCTGGTCGTCTCGCCGGACGCGCGGGAGACCGTGCGGGCGCGCAGCACGGCCGTGCAGGCGCTGCGGCAGGGGCTGATCGACCGGGGTTACCTGGAGGTCGAGACGCCGATGCTGCAGCAGATCCACGGTGGTGCGAACGCCCGTCCGTTCCAGACCCACATCAACGCCTACGACCTGGATCTGTATCTGCGGATCGCGCCGGAGCTGTATCTGAAGCGGCTCTGTGTGGGTGGTATGGAGAAGGTCTTCGAGATGGGGCGGACGTTCCGTAACGAGGGCATCTCGTACAAGCACAATCCCGAGTTCACGATGCTGGAGGCGTACCAGGCGTTCGCCGACTACGACGTGATGCTCAACCTGACGCGGGAGCTGATCCAGGGTGCGGCGGTCGCCGCGTTCGGCAGCGCCACGGCGCGGAAGGCGGATGCGAGCGGTCGGCTGGTCGAGCACGACATCTCGGGTGTCTGGCCGGTGAAGACGGTGTACGGGGCGATCTCGGAGGCGTTGGGCGAGGAGGTCGACGCGGACACCGATCCGGATGTGCTGCGGCGGCTGTGCCGGTCGGCTTCGGTGCCGGTCAATCCGGAGATGGGCCGGGGCGATGTCGTGTTGGAGATGTACGAGCGGCTGGTCGAGGAGAAGACCACGCTGCCGACCTTCTACAAGGACTTCCCGACCGATGTCTCGCCGCTGACCCGTCAGCACCGCAAGGATCCGCGGGTGGCGGAGCGTTGGGACCTGGTCGCGTTCGGCACCGAGCTGGGCACCGCCTACTCGGAGTTGACCGACCCGGTCGAGCAGCGGCGGCGGCTGACCGCGCAGTCGCTGCTGGCGGCCGGTGGTGATCCGGAGGCGATGGAGCTGGACGAGGACTTCCTGCAGGCTCTGGAGTACGCGATGCCGCCGACGGGTGGTCTGGGGATCGGTGTGGACCGGTTGGTGATGTTCCTGACGGGTCTGTCGATTCGGGAGACGCTGCCGTTCCCGTTGGTGCGGAGGCGCTGA
- a CDS encoding Ig-like domain-containing protein, with protein MSLSPARSFRPSRSLCVALALMPVLGVGTLAACDAARASATQARPVKVGLGSAAGHPTVQAGDRLRVSAAGGVLTDVTVTDPRGRQLVGTFSHGGTIWTSRAKAAPDTKYSVLARTKGVQGTSGEAKESLTTGKVAKRNRATLSPRPRDGVVGARDPITLTFAFPVRDRAAVEQRLKVTTDNRTEGTWTWVSGHGKERIVWRPAQDWKPGTRVTLRAELNGVDSGDGRFFTKDYGLRFTVGRGPAVRSDLDSDAYITPGLGLTPALWQGPGG; from the coding sequence ATGAGCCTGAGCCCCGCCCGGTCGTTCCGGCCGTCCCGGTCGTTGTGCGTCGCCCTCGCGCTGATGCCGGTGCTCGGCGTCGGCACGCTCGCGGCGTGCGACGCGGCCCGGGCGTCGGCGACGCAGGCGCGGCCGGTGAAGGTGGGGCTGGGGTCGGCCGCGGGGCATCCGACGGTGCAGGCCGGCGACCGGCTGCGGGTCAGTGCGGCCGGCGGGGTGCTGACCGATGTGACAGTGACGGATCCGCGGGGGCGGCAGCTGGTCGGCACGTTCAGCCACGGCGGGACGATATGGACGTCGCGGGCCAAGGCGGCGCCGGACACCAAGTACTCGGTGCTCGCCCGGACGAAGGGTGTCCAGGGCACCTCCGGCGAGGCCAAGGAGTCGCTGACCACCGGGAAGGTGGCCAAGCGGAACCGGGCGACGCTCAGCCCCCGCCCGCGTGACGGGGTGGTCGGCGCCCGCGATCCGATCACTCTCACCTTCGCCTTCCCGGTGCGGGACCGGGCGGCGGTGGAGCAACGGCTGAAGGTGACCACCGACAACCGCACCGAGGGGACCTGGACCTGGGTGTCCGGTCACGGCAAGGAGCGGATCGTGTGGCGGCCGGCGCAGGACTGGAAGCCGGGCACCAGGGTCACGCTGCGGGCCGAGCTCAACGGCGTGGACTCCGGTGACGGGCGGTTCTTCACCAAGGACTACGGACTGCGGTTCACCGTGGGCCGCGGGCCGGCCGTCCGGTCGGATCTCGATTCTGACGCGTACATCACACCCGGACTCGGACTTACGCCCGCTTTATGGCAAGGTCCAGGTGGGTGA
- a CDS encoding phosphodiester glycosidase family protein, producing MKQLLGKFRTVAALTVAWGVLAGGTAVGATRASADGGFTRTPPTRLARGVTYSEFRMFLPRGIVHGHLLTVNLSDPAVSVDLLHPAAVAARAPVSELADDRDAVGAVNGDFFDISEAQHPEAEVTGSSVGPAVASGRELKAAVPDGQRFGPALPPGATTKDVLAVGYDHRARLDRLTLRGTVRSHEGSWPLRGLNQYALPQGGIGAYTARWGAVSRERAVCGTDTDRGAGCDTDTAEITIRHGRVAHAAAHPGTGVIERGSVVLVGREQGARRLRALHLGERVFISHRLVARLPGRLRCAVGGFPVLRHGRPAAGLDAVAVTMRTSIGIADRGRTLLLMALDGEKGKHQTGLTVRELAGLMSRLGAREAMDLDGGGSSTFVTQDPYGEAKVRNHPTVERERPVANAVGVFSSVEGIPRGGSPEE from the coding sequence ACGGGCGTCCGCCGACGGCGGCTTCACGCGGACGCCCCCGACGCGCCTGGCCCGCGGCGTGACCTACTCCGAGTTCCGCATGTTCCTGCCCCGCGGCATCGTCCACGGCCACCTGCTGACCGTGAACCTCTCCGACCCCGCGGTCTCGGTGGACCTGCTCCACCCGGCCGCGGTCGCCGCCCGGGCCCCGGTGTCCGAACTGGCCGACGACCGGGACGCGGTCGGCGCGGTCAACGGCGACTTCTTCGACATCAGCGAGGCCCAGCACCCCGAGGCCGAGGTCACCGGCTCCTCCGTGGGGCCCGCGGTGGCGTCGGGGCGGGAGCTGAAGGCCGCGGTGCCGGACGGCCAACGGTTCGGTCCGGCACTGCCGCCCGGCGCCACCACCAAGGACGTCCTCGCCGTCGGCTACGACCATCGGGCACGACTCGACCGCCTGACGCTGCGCGGCACCGTACGCAGCCACGAGGGCTCCTGGCCCCTGCGCGGACTCAACCAGTACGCCCTCCCGCAGGGCGGCATCGGCGCCTACACCGCACGCTGGGGCGCGGTCTCCCGCGAGCGCGCGGTCTGCGGCACGGACACCGACCGCGGAGCCGGCTGCGACACCGACACCGCCGAGATCACGATCCGCCACGGCCGCGTCGCCCATGCGGCCGCCCACCCGGGCACCGGCGTGATCGAACGGGGCTCGGTGGTCCTGGTCGGCCGCGAGCAGGGCGCGCGACGCCTGCGGGCCCTGCACCTCGGCGAGCGGGTGTTCATCAGCCACCGCCTCGTCGCCCGCCTGCCGGGCCGCCTGCGCTGCGCGGTCGGCGGCTTCCCCGTGCTGCGCCACGGCCGCCCGGCCGCCGGCCTGGACGCCGTCGCCGTCACCATGCGGACCTCGATCGGCATCGCCGACCGCGGCCGCACCCTCCTCCTGATGGCGCTGGACGGGGAGAAGGGGAAGCACCAGACGGGCCTCACCGTGCGGGAGCTGGCCGGACTGATGTCGCGGCTCGGCGCGCGGGAGGCGATGGACCTCGACGGCGGCGGCTCCTCGACGTTCGTCACCCAGGACCCGTACGGCGAGGCCAAGGTGCGCAACCATCCGACGGTGGAGAGGGAACGGCCGGTGGCCAATGCGGTGGGGGTGTTCTCCAGCGTGGAGGGAATCCCGCGTGGGGGATCTCCGGAGGAGTGA